One window of the Candidatus Jettenia sp. genome contains the following:
- the glmS gene encoding glutamine--fructose-6-phosphate transaminase (isomerizing), which produces MCGIVGYIGCKEAVKVLLDGIKRLEYRGYDSSGMAFIQNGILHCEKAVGKIAELEKRLNGNNFHTSLGIVHTRWATHGAPTTENAHPHVDCNNEIAVVHNGIIENYDYLKSKLEQEGHIFKSETDTEVLAHLIEKYFHGDLETAVMEALREVEGTYGIAVISQKNPRKIVAARKGSPLMIGIGNQEYFITSDVSASLEHTRDVVYLDDNEIAILTPDRYETKTIQNIRTHKKVEEILWNLDMIEKGGYEHFMLKEIHEQPQSLRNVMRGRVESNNDSVRLGGLIHCEQDLRQARRIIIVACGTSWHAGLVGEYMLEEFARIPVEVEYASEFRYRNPVIEKDTIVIAISQSGETADTLAAIREARQKGAKILSICNVVGSTIAREADGGIYLHIGPEIGVASTKAFTAQIAVLYLFTSYMRSLRCPSSPLDSNMIKDIQSIPEKIQTILNMEEHIIELAKLYKDNEHTLYLGRGYNYPVALEGALKLKEISYIHAEGYPAAEMKHGPIALINKDMPVVFIATRDNVYGKILNNIEEVKSRKGKVIAIATEGDDQIAEKVNHVLYIPKTTDVLTPLLSVIPLQLLAYHMAVMRGCDVDKPRNLAKSVTVE; this is translated from the coding sequence ATGTGCGGAATTGTCGGATATATCGGGTGTAAAGAAGCAGTCAAGGTTTTATTAGACGGCATCAAAAGACTCGAATATCGCGGATATGATTCTTCTGGAATGGCATTTATTCAGAATGGTATTTTACATTGTGAAAAGGCTGTGGGTAAGATAGCTGAGTTAGAAAAGAGACTAAATGGGAATAATTTTCATACCTCTTTAGGCATTGTTCATACACGATGGGCGACACATGGTGCCCCTACCACGGAGAATGCTCATCCTCATGTTGACTGCAATAACGAAATTGCCGTAGTACACAACGGAATTATTGAGAATTATGATTATTTAAAATCAAAATTAGAGCAGGAAGGACACATCTTTAAAAGCGAAACGGATACAGAAGTACTAGCCCATCTTATTGAAAAATATTTTCATGGTGATCTTGAAACAGCCGTCATGGAAGCATTACGAGAGGTAGAGGGAACGTATGGTATTGCAGTAATTTCCCAGAAAAATCCCCGAAAAATTGTAGCGGCAAGGAAAGGATCGCCCTTAATGATAGGGATTGGAAATCAAGAATATTTTATAACCTCTGATGTTTCTGCTTCGCTGGAACATACCCGGGATGTGGTGTACCTGGATGATAATGAGATAGCCATTCTCACACCGGACCGCTACGAAACGAAGACCATACAAAACATCCGCACGCATAAAAAAGTTGAAGAAATACTATGGAATCTGGATATGATTGAGAAGGGTGGCTATGAACACTTTATGCTGAAAGAAATTCATGAGCAACCTCAATCCCTAAGGAACGTTATGCGTGGGCGGGTGGAAAGTAATAACGACTCAGTAAGATTGGGAGGATTAATCCATTGCGAGCAAGACCTCCGGCAGGCCAGGCGTATCATAATTGTAGCCTGCGGCACATCATGGCACGCAGGGCTTGTAGGTGAATACATGCTGGAAGAGTTTGCACGCATACCGGTTGAAGTAGAGTACGCCTCTGAATTTCGATATCGAAACCCTGTGATCGAAAAAGATACCATTGTAATTGCTATAAGTCAGTCTGGAGAAACGGCAGATACCCTGGCAGCTATACGGGAAGCCAGACAGAAGGGCGCCAAGATACTCTCCATCTGCAATGTTGTCGGCAGTACGATAGCAAGGGAAGCCGATGGCGGAATTTATTTACATATCGGCCCGGAGATTGGCGTTGCATCTACCAAAGCCTTTACAGCACAAATCGCGGTGCTTTATTTATTCACCTCTTACATGAGAAGTCTTAGATGTCCATCTTCCCCATTAGACTCAAATATGATTAAGGATATACAATCCATACCGGAAAAGATCCAAACTATCCTTAACATGGAAGAACATATCATTGAACTTGCAAAGTTATACAAAGATAATGAACATACTCTTTATCTGGGAAGAGGATACAACTACCCCGTAGCGCTTGAAGGCGCATTAAAGCTCAAAGAGATATCATATATCCACGCCGAAGGTTATCCCGCAGCAGAGATGAAGCATGGACCTATTGCCCTCATAAACAAAGATATGCCCGTAGTCTTTATTGCAACAAGAGATAATGTTTACGGTAAGATTTTAAACAATATCGAAGAGGTTAAATCCAGAAAAGGAAAAGTAATTGCAATTGCAACTGAGGGAGATGATCAAATTGCAGAAAAGGTAAATCACGTCCTTTACATACCAA